The following proteins are encoded in a genomic region of Phormidium ambiguum IAM M-71:
- a CDS encoding alpha-amylase, giving the protein MANAFQQLRQTFQALGKEITPEVSEEARKCLTQWLASNAQELLKRKTKAVINGTMMQYFHWYLPNDGKHWKILQQRACELAEAGFTALWLPPAFKGSGGIWDVGYGIYDLFDLGEFDQKGTVRTKYGTKDEYVNAVQTVQQAGLQIYADIVFNHKMGGDAEEEFEAIPCDYNDRNREIGGVQKIKSWTRFDFPGRGNKYSSMKWHWWHFDSVDYNSYDPNYRAVFRIKDKSFETKVDLNSGNYDYLMGCDLDINHPEVRGELKYWGEWLLDNVGVQGFRLDAIKHINGDFFNDWLDHLEHYVQKDLFCVGEYWTENLSTLSWYIGNAGGRLNLFDVALHYNFHRASKSGGYYDMRTILDNSLMKHLPLFAVTFVDNHDTQPLQALESVVESWFKPLAYAIILLRAEGYPCVFYPDYYGAHYRDKGRDGNEYEIWLDSHKWIIDRLLIARNNFAHGAQYDYFDHHDVIGWTRLGSEEHPQAMAVIMSDGPGGSKWMEVGKPKSIFYDITEGIKEPIYTNEHGWGEFRCKGGSVSVWVEQQP; this is encoded by the coding sequence ATGGCTAACGCATTCCAGCAACTACGGCAAACATTCCAAGCCCTGGGCAAAGAAATCACTCCCGAAGTTTCGGAAGAAGCCAGAAAGTGTTTGACTCAATGGCTAGCAAGTAATGCTCAAGAGCTTTTAAAAAGGAAGACAAAAGCAGTAATTAATGGCACAATGATGCAATACTTCCACTGGTATCTTCCCAATGATGGTAAGCATTGGAAAATACTGCAACAACGTGCCTGCGAGTTAGCGGAAGCGGGGTTTACAGCCCTGTGGTTGCCACCAGCTTTTAAAGGGAGTGGTGGAATTTGGGATGTTGGCTATGGTATTTATGACTTATTTGACTTAGGTGAATTTGACCAAAAAGGTACTGTACGTACTAAGTATGGAACTAAAGATGAATATGTGAATGCTGTGCAAACAGTTCAACAAGCAGGATTACAAATTTACGCTGATATAGTCTTTAATCATAAAATGGGTGGCGATGCTGAAGAAGAATTTGAGGCCATTCCTTGCGATTATAACGATCGCAATCGTGAAATAGGTGGTGTACAAAAAATTAAATCTTGGACTAGATTTGATTTTCCTGGTCGAGGAAATAAGTACTCCAGTATGAAGTGGCACTGGTGGCATTTTGACTCTGTAGATTACAACAGCTACGATCCCAATTACCGAGCAGTCTTTCGCATTAAAGATAAAAGTTTCGAGACTAAGGTAGACCTAAACTCTGGTAACTATGATTATCTGATGGGTTGTGACCTAGATATAAATCACCCGGAAGTGAGGGGTGAATTGAAATATTGGGGTGAATGGTTGCTAGATAATGTTGGAGTTCAAGGATTTCGCCTGGATGCGATTAAACATATTAATGGAGATTTCTTCAACGATTGGCTAGATCATCTCGAACATTATGTACAAAAAGATTTGTTTTGTGTTGGGGAATATTGGACAGAAAATTTAAGTACATTAAGTTGGTATATCGGTAATGCTGGAGGACGCTTAAACCTGTTCGATGTTGCCTTACATTACAACTTCCATCGTGCTAGTAAATCTGGGGGTTATTACGATATGCGAACCATTTTGGATAACTCCTTGATGAAACATTTGCCTTTGTTTGCGGTTACTTTTGTAGATAACCACGATACCCAACCATTGCAAGCATTAGAGTCTGTAGTAGAATCTTGGTTTAAACCTTTAGCTTATGCAATTATTTTGCTGAGGGCAGAAGGTTATCCTTGCGTTTTTTATCCAGATTATTATGGGGCACATTACCGAGATAAAGGACGAGATGGCAATGAATATGAAATTTGGCTAGATTCACATAAATGGATTATCGATCGCTTATTAATTGCTCGCAACAACTTTGCTCATGGCGCACAATATGATTACTTTGACCATCACGATGTCATTGGTTGGACTCGTCTTGGTTCGGAAGAACATCCTCAAGCTATGGCAGTAATTATGAGTGATGGGCCTGGTGGTAGCAAGTGGATGGAAGTTGGGAAACCAAAATCTATTTTTTATGACATTACTGAAGGTATTAAAGAGCCAATTTACACTAATGAACATGGTTGGGGTGAATTTCGTTGTAAAGGTGGTTCAGTTTCTGTTTGGGTAGAACAACAACCTTGA
- a CDS encoding H-type lectin domain-containing protein: MAQKIIYGTINDDGTKQGGDGFTVELVEAGLYAITFSQAFATPPCVVATLKDWGADNQIVVKNINPDQFQVTIWDLEVKQPAGATAAKLEVSKEKSAFNFIAIGEG, from the coding sequence ATGGCACAAAAAATAATTTACGGAACCATTAACGATGATGGTACAAAACAAGGCGGTGATGGGTTTACCGTGGAATTAGTAGAAGCTGGATTATATGCGATTACTTTTTCTCAAGCTTTTGCTACTCCTCCTTGTGTAGTTGCTACGCTGAAAGATTGGGGTGCTGATAATCAAATTGTAGTTAAAAATATCAACCCAGATCAATTTCAAGTTACAATTTGGGATTTAGAAGTTAAACAACCAGCTGGTGCGACTGCGGCAAAATTAGAGGTTAGCAAAGAAAAGTCAGCTTTTAATTTCATTGCAATTGGTGAAGGTTAA
- a CDS encoding type II CAAX prenyl endopeptidase Rce1 family protein has product MVMRQWLRTGKIRSHYIAIILVAFSAILTILFHPPLLKAITSNLPPSQYSYTIKAPFNQPSYYPITGEVPVNYRPVSDWVGRLILPSKEQYQEFAKTNQETDWAWLEVEFAPDNAKNFIGQIVRLAWSKEPQVQAYVAKASRDTRFPASVQRSYENGILHPMRLNNRDRVGPLQSLAGGHPIDDVTVILPGKVVVEAATKDSNSIATLRVNREPFQETGRYYGLVKFLELVARKPQDLPQLCPGKPPCASDLMRVQHYNNQTRKFDGAIEIIRIPQQPPDNLGIFNMTTRDLDKSPAGKEGWYIYGAKDRTGIFTVQAMEPRSLIQVKHQQKITEFNEGLRYINFQNWQDVEKRKGTIQNALLTGRTTSAEDDWKIGDRGFLIHLFGGRGGTHTHAEKFVLGTYPGHFSFGIAEVVRDAFTNEPIFKIDYLQVYGNAGDGTLSGGQTWAHYMGNMRRGIMGVRPVSDVLVKLDTLTEEYNFGGKKLSFFNELLTELTLVGARYRIGDGTGNSTITSATSCVQDSAQAVFLTLYRFREKIENNPAIMQWMKDHPDDPNTKRFARLVDLAKDLAKQLTPMGVVRWDWQWNANVLTGVYDEKKFISIDNFKPRNLLTGLISWRTALPRQAHDEFSMLFLNNDAQLWFFRPNQIGGNDPKIAPLEPTLLLGAWKIPFTNIPIFAYLVTRTFGGVTIPSWADWGKTFGMLLFFGAIAIPIGFTKNFLSWQPLSSPWYHQLGTAIKLLFVPALVQEYLFRVLLLPYPKDWFSPLMWWSWGFIALGIYIAYHFIKAKWFGRSTFANPVFLLLITLLGLTCTINYYFVGSLWTITFIHWVAVTVWWLFFGGKVRSTLPKTKS; this is encoded by the coding sequence ATGGTAATGAGGCAATGGTTGAGAACTGGGAAAATTCGATCGCACTATATCGCAATTATATTAGTAGCGTTCAGTGCAATTCTGACAATTTTATTTCATCCACCATTGCTGAAAGCAATAACATCAAACTTGCCTCCTTCCCAATATTCTTACACAATTAAAGCACCATTTAATCAACCCAGTTATTATCCAATTACTGGAGAAGTACCTGTCAATTATCGACCTGTAAGTGATTGGGTAGGACGGCTAATTCTGCCCTCTAAAGAGCAATATCAAGAATTTGCCAAAACTAACCAAGAAACGGATTGGGCATGGTTAGAGGTTGAATTTGCCCCTGATAATGCCAAGAATTTCATCGGTCAAATTGTCCGTTTGGCATGGAGTAAAGAACCGCAGGTGCAAGCTTACGTTGCTAAAGCTTCGCGTGATACTCGGTTTCCTGCTTCTGTGCAACGATCTTATGAAAATGGAATATTGCACCCGATGCGATTGAATAACCGCGATCGCGTTGGGCCATTACAATCTTTAGCAGGGGGACATCCGATCGATGATGTGACGGTAATTTTGCCTGGTAAAGTTGTTGTAGAAGCAGCTACAAAAGACAGTAATTCAATTGCAACTTTGCGAGTTAATCGAGAACCATTTCAAGAAACTGGCAGATATTATGGATTAGTAAAGTTTTTGGAATTAGTGGCCAGAAAACCTCAAGATTTACCGCAACTTTGTCCGGGAAAACCACCTTGCGCTAGCGATTTAATGCGAGTGCAACACTATAATAATCAAACTCGTAAATTTGATGGTGCAATAGAAATTATTCGCATTCCCCAACAACCACCAGATAATTTGGGAATCTTTAATATGACTACCCGCGATTTGGATAAATCACCAGCAGGTAAGGAGGGTTGGTATATTTATGGTGCGAAAGATCGGACGGGAATTTTTACTGTGCAAGCAATGGAACCGCGATCGCTAATTCAAGTCAAACATCAACAAAAGATTACCGAATTTAATGAAGGTTTGAGGTATATTAATTTCCAAAATTGGCAGGATGTAGAAAAACGGAAAGGCACAATTCAAAATGCACTTTTAACAGGAAGAACAACCAGCGCAGAAGATGATTGGAAAATTGGCGATCGAGGTTTTTTAATCCACCTTTTTGGCGGACGAGGTGGTACTCATACCCATGCCGAAAAATTCGTTTTGGGAACTTACCCCGGACACTTTTCTTTTGGTATCGCTGAAGTTGTGCGCGATGCTTTCACCAATGAACCAATTTTTAAAATTGATTACCTACAAGTTTATGGTAATGCAGGAGATGGTACATTATCTGGCGGTCAAACTTGGGCGCATTATATGGGCAATATGCGTCGAGGAATCATGGGAGTTCGCCCGGTTTCTGATGTGTTAGTCAAACTGGATACTTTGACAGAAGAATACAATTTTGGCGGGAAAAAACTTTCATTTTTTAATGAACTACTTACCGAATTAACTTTAGTTGGTGCGCGTTATCGCATTGGTGATGGTACTGGGAATTCGACGATTACTTCAGCAACTTCTTGCGTACAAGATTCCGCGCAAGCAGTATTTCTCACCTTGTATCGCTTTAGAGAAAAGATCGAAAATAATCCTGCAATTATGCAATGGATGAAAGATCATCCTGACGATCCAAACACAAAACGTTTTGCACGTTTAGTAGATTTAGCTAAAGATTTAGCCAAACAACTCACGCCGATGGGTGTAGTGCGTTGGGATTGGCAATGGAATGCTAACGTGCTTACTGGTGTTTATGATGAGAAAAAGTTTATTAGTATTGATAATTTTAAACCCAGAAATTTATTAACTGGATTAATTAGTTGGAGAACTGCCCTGCCACGCCAAGCGCACGATGAATTTTCGATGTTATTTTTGAATAATGATGCTCAATTATGGTTTTTTCGCCCTAATCAAATAGGAGGTAACGATCCAAAAATTGCACCATTAGAACCAACTTTATTATTGGGAGCATGGAAAATTCCGTTTACTAATATTCCTATATTTGCTTATTTGGTAACTCGCACGTTTGGTGGGGTAACAATTCCTTCTTGGGCAGATTGGGGAAAAACTTTCGGGATGTTATTGTTTTTTGGTGCGATCGCAATTCCTATAGGTTTTACCAAAAATTTTCTGTCATGGCAACCTTTATCTAGTCCTTGGTATCATCAATTAGGAACTGCAATTAAATTATTATTTGTTCCCGCTTTAGTGCAAGAATATTTGTTTCGAGTCCTGTTATTACCTTACCCAAAAGATTGGTTTTCTCCTTTAATGTGGTGGAGTTGGGGATTTATCGCTTTAGGAATTTATATTGCTTATCATTTCATTAAGGCGAAATGGTTTGGGCGATCGACTTTTGCTAATCCCGTCTTTTTGTTGTTAATAACTCTCTTGGGTTTAACTTGCACAATTAATTATTACTTTGTTGGTTCCCTATGGACAATTACTTTTATCCACTGGGTAGCGGTAACAGTTTGGTGGTTGTTTTTTGGGGGAAAAGTGCGATCGACTTTACCAAAAACTAAGTCCTGA